The following proteins are co-located in the Festucalex cinctus isolate MCC-2025b chromosome 15, RoL_Fcin_1.0, whole genome shotgun sequence genome:
- the sowahb gene encoding uncharacterized protein sowahb isoform X2 encodes MDTDFTQESVLRFLQNRGGSVKNSDLLLHFRGFLRDHADQVRNRELFKKFVNSVATVKQEHGVAHVVLRKKFRGSGPSGGGTTTSGTPARRTAEPPPLNPAWGKEKVRQKPLPREEAAHALPRQPEMKNVLPAAGIILNNNNIETNLNLTPEPKQVSRAEAAPAVSHAQISATTHPRPQGVPEYPVTRQNHPQGSVQQISQQVSPPGTQKSLLAQLRRPRYRQSYKTAVSYEDDDDDDDDGGLKMNLSTSEGVGPLSGHLEPLAASSVSPPVASSPTDRLIPKISIQNVAEGQVPQSRPGLSLESELQLRGPKLGPNVVPASPPRESVPTRLSLPAEGSMPSPDGAEDEERRYSHPAGAVLEHEHGWSPNERTWLSSSHNSVFSYPPDVGNEWAAGGSGWNSSMEKMHLVAGGPTDSFKSQEVLQRSPETKLGSMMRHSELKVPAPWHHSTGNLLDNRAFPTHVAPLHHSSDHLDQHSGARRIPWHHSAGDLYDDHESSDCSASSPAPRQRPTLARRISSRLRGRMCRSMGADLNQLLHEEEEAAAEGRAGGNDAARRKRLHRISSSLSLRYNLSSSSLSSCSTPSRCNSLADLAERMDAKGKIGAQHESPSKQSLVPLEPREHAWLVKGASGAWPDIYSLFREDCTLLNRRDFISGFTVLHWIAKHGDHRVLNTLWYGVQKAGLTFDINARSSCGQTPLHIAAINGNKNMIRLLVNKFDADVKLRDTAGKKPWQYLSPSAPQDVFRVLGAPPPNIRGGQAGSPAGGLLGGPKPQQRRRHRRHHLSFVSQGERPKAFSGTKVKRSSSIAAFLKHKSLARFHGYKSDG; translated from the exons ATGGACACAGATTTCACCCAAGAATCGGTTTTACGTTTTCTACAGAACAGAGGAGGCTCGGTGAAAAATTCCGACCTGCTTCTACACTTCAGGGGCTTCCTCCGGGACCATGCGGACCAGGTTCGGAACCGCGAGCTCTTCAAGAAGTTCGTCAACTCCGTGGCCACGGTCAAGCAGGAGCACGGCGTGGCGCATGTCGTTCTCAGGAAGAAATTCAGAGGTTCGGGCCCAAGCGGCGGCGGAACCACCACTTCCGGGACGCCCGCCCGAAGGACCGCCGAGCCGCCACCCTTGAACCCGGCTTGGGGCAAAGAAAAAGTTCGGCAGAAGCCATTGCCCCGAGAGGAGGCAGCACACGCTCTGCCAAGACAACCTGAGATGAAAAACGTTCTCCCAGCGGCTGGTATCAtactaaacaacaacaacatagagACAAATTTGAACCTGACACCGGAACCAAAGCAGGTTAGTAGAGCTGAAGCAGCTCCGGCGGTGAGTCACGCTCAAATCTCAGCCACAACACATCCTAGGCCCCAAGGTGTGCCCGAGTATCCCGTGACGAGACAAAACCACCCCCAAGGCTCAGTCCAACAAATTAGCCAGCAGGTGTCACCTCCAGGAACGCAAAAAAGTCTTCTTGCTCAGCTACGTCGCCCCAGATACAGGCAGAGCTACAAAACTGCAGTCTcctatgaggatgatgatgatgatgatgacgatggagGGCTCAAGATGAATCTGAGTACGTCAGAAGGAGTGGGACCCCTCAGCGGTCACCTTGAACCTCTTGCTGCATCCAGCGTAAGCCCACCTGTTGCCTCATCACCAACAGATCGTCTGATTCCAAAGATTTCCATCCAGAATGTGGCGGAGGGACAGGTACCCCAGTCCCGCCCAGGTTTGAGTTTGGAGTCAGAGCTGCAGCTAAGAGGACCAAAGTTGGGTCCAAACGTGGTCCCGGCATCGCCCCCCAGGGAGTCCGTTCCCACCCGGCTTAGTTTGCCGGCAGAGGGCTCCATGCCGTCTCCAGATGGAGCAGAAGACGAGGAGAGACGCTACTCGCACCCTGCAGGTGCTGTCTTGGAGCACGAACATGGTTGGAGTCCAAATGAAAGGACGTGGCTGTCGAGCAGCCACAACAGCGTCTTCTCCTACCCGCCTGATGTTGGCAACGAGTGGGCAGCCGGAGGATCAGGGTGGAACAGCAGCATGGAGAAAATGCATTTAGTAGCAG GTGGTCCCACAGACTCCTTCAAATCTCAGGAGGTCCTCCAGCGATCCCCTGAGACAAAACTCGGATCCATGATGCGGCACAGCGAACTGAAGGTCCCGGCACCGTGGCACCACTCGACGGGCAATCTCCTCGACAACCGAGCATTCCCCACCCATGTGGCGCCATTACATCACTCCTCGGACCATCTTGACCAGCACTCTGGGGCCAGAAGGATTCCATGGCACCACTCCGCAG GTGATCTCTACGACGACCACGAATCAAGCGACTGCTCCGCCTCATCACCAGCACCGCGTCAGCGCCCGACGCTCGCCAGGCGCATCAGCAGTAGGCTGAGAGGGCGCATGTGCCGCAGCATGGGCGCCGACCTCAACCAGCTCCtgcacgaggaggaggaggcggcggcggaagGCAGAGCGGGAGGGAACGACGCGGCGAGGCGGAAGCGCCTCCACCGGATCTCGTCCTCGCTGAGCCTTCGCTACAACCTGTCGTCGTCCTCGCTGTCGTCCTGCTCCACGCCGTCTCGCTGCAACAGCCTGGCTGACTTGGCGGAGAGGATGGACGCCAAAGGGAAGATTGGGGCTCAACATGAAAGTCCCAGTAAGCAG TCTTTGGTTCCTCTGGAGCCCCGAGAACACGCCTGGCTGGTGAAAGGGGCGTCGGGAGCTTGGCCCGACATCTACTCGCTGTTCCGAGAGGACTGCACTCTTCTCAACAGGCGAGACTTCATCTCTGGCTTCACCGTGCTGCACTGGATCGCCAAACACGGCGACCACCGAGTTCTCAACACACTCTG GTACGGTGTGCAAAAGGCCGGTTTGACGTTCGACATCAACGCCAGGTCGTCATGCGGCCAAACGCCGCTTCACATCGCCGCCATCAATGGCAACAAGAACATGATCCGCCTGCTGGTCAACAAATTCGACGCCGACGTCAAGCTGCGGGACACGGCCGGCAAGAAGCCCTGGCAGTACCTGAGTCCGAGCGCGCCGCAGGACGTCTTCCGCGTGCTGGGAGCGCCCCCGCCCAACATCAGGGGAGGGCAGGCGGGGTCGCCCGCGGGAGGGCTCCTCGGTGGACCGAAGCCGCAGCAGCGCCGTCGCCATCGACGCCATCACCTGTCTTTCGTCTCCCAAGGTGAGAGGCCCAAGGCCTTCTCGGGCACGAAAGTCAAACGGTCGTCATCGATCGCAGCGTTCTTAAAACACAaatcgctggctcgctttcatGGATACAAGTCTGACGGCTGA
- the sowahb gene encoding uncharacterized protein sowahb isoform X1: MDTDFTQESVLRFLQNRGGSVKNSDLLLHFRGFLRDHADQVRNRELFKKFVNSVATVKQEHGVAHVVLRKKFRGSGPSGGGTTTSGTPARRTAEPPPLNPAWGKEKVRQKPLPREEAAHALPRQPEMKNVLPAAGIILNNNNIETNLNLTPEPKQVSRAEAAPAVSHAQISATTHPRPQGVPEYPVTRQNHPQGSVQQISQQVSPPGTQKSLLAQLRRPRYRQSYKTAVSYEDDDDDDDDGGLKMNLSTSEGVGPLSGHLEPLAASSVSPPVASSPTDRLIPKISIQNVAEGQVPQSRPGLSLESELQLRGPKLGPNVVPASPPRESVPTRLSLPAEGSMPSPDGAEDEERRYSHPAGAVLEHEHGWSPNERTWLSSSHNSVFSYPPDVGNEWAAGGSGWNSSMEKMHLVAGGPTDSFKSQEVLQRSPETKLGSMMRHSELKVPAPWHHSTGNLLDNRAFPTHVAPLHHSSDHLDQHSGARRIPWHHSAGDLYDDHESSDCSASSPAPRQRPTLARRISSRLRGRMCRSMGADLNQLLHEEEEAAAEGRAGGNDAARRKRLHRISSSLSLRYNLSSSSLSSCSTPSRCNSLADLAERMDAKGKIGAQHESPSKQQSLVPLEPREHAWLVKGASGAWPDIYSLFREDCTLLNRRDFISGFTVLHWIAKHGDHRVLNTLWYGVQKAGLTFDINARSSCGQTPLHIAAINGNKNMIRLLVNKFDADVKLRDTAGKKPWQYLSPSAPQDVFRVLGAPPPNIRGGQAGSPAGGLLGGPKPQQRRRHRRHHLSFVSQGERPKAFSGTKVKRSSSIAAFLKHKSLARFHGYKSDG, from the exons ATGGACACAGATTTCACCCAAGAATCGGTTTTACGTTTTCTACAGAACAGAGGAGGCTCGGTGAAAAATTCCGACCTGCTTCTACACTTCAGGGGCTTCCTCCGGGACCATGCGGACCAGGTTCGGAACCGCGAGCTCTTCAAGAAGTTCGTCAACTCCGTGGCCACGGTCAAGCAGGAGCACGGCGTGGCGCATGTCGTTCTCAGGAAGAAATTCAGAGGTTCGGGCCCAAGCGGCGGCGGAACCACCACTTCCGGGACGCCCGCCCGAAGGACCGCCGAGCCGCCACCCTTGAACCCGGCTTGGGGCAAAGAAAAAGTTCGGCAGAAGCCATTGCCCCGAGAGGAGGCAGCACACGCTCTGCCAAGACAACCTGAGATGAAAAACGTTCTCCCAGCGGCTGGTATCAtactaaacaacaacaacatagagACAAATTTGAACCTGACACCGGAACCAAAGCAGGTTAGTAGAGCTGAAGCAGCTCCGGCGGTGAGTCACGCTCAAATCTCAGCCACAACACATCCTAGGCCCCAAGGTGTGCCCGAGTATCCCGTGACGAGACAAAACCACCCCCAAGGCTCAGTCCAACAAATTAGCCAGCAGGTGTCACCTCCAGGAACGCAAAAAAGTCTTCTTGCTCAGCTACGTCGCCCCAGATACAGGCAGAGCTACAAAACTGCAGTCTcctatgaggatgatgatgatgatgatgacgatggagGGCTCAAGATGAATCTGAGTACGTCAGAAGGAGTGGGACCCCTCAGCGGTCACCTTGAACCTCTTGCTGCATCCAGCGTAAGCCCACCTGTTGCCTCATCACCAACAGATCGTCTGATTCCAAAGATTTCCATCCAGAATGTGGCGGAGGGACAGGTACCCCAGTCCCGCCCAGGTTTGAGTTTGGAGTCAGAGCTGCAGCTAAGAGGACCAAAGTTGGGTCCAAACGTGGTCCCGGCATCGCCCCCCAGGGAGTCCGTTCCCACCCGGCTTAGTTTGCCGGCAGAGGGCTCCATGCCGTCTCCAGATGGAGCAGAAGACGAGGAGAGACGCTACTCGCACCCTGCAGGTGCTGTCTTGGAGCACGAACATGGTTGGAGTCCAAATGAAAGGACGTGGCTGTCGAGCAGCCACAACAGCGTCTTCTCCTACCCGCCTGATGTTGGCAACGAGTGGGCAGCCGGAGGATCAGGGTGGAACAGCAGCATGGAGAAAATGCATTTAGTAGCAG GTGGTCCCACAGACTCCTTCAAATCTCAGGAGGTCCTCCAGCGATCCCCTGAGACAAAACTCGGATCCATGATGCGGCACAGCGAACTGAAGGTCCCGGCACCGTGGCACCACTCGACGGGCAATCTCCTCGACAACCGAGCATTCCCCACCCATGTGGCGCCATTACATCACTCCTCGGACCATCTTGACCAGCACTCTGGGGCCAGAAGGATTCCATGGCACCACTCCGCAG GTGATCTCTACGACGACCACGAATCAAGCGACTGCTCCGCCTCATCACCAGCACCGCGTCAGCGCCCGACGCTCGCCAGGCGCATCAGCAGTAGGCTGAGAGGGCGCATGTGCCGCAGCATGGGCGCCGACCTCAACCAGCTCCtgcacgaggaggaggaggcggcggcggaagGCAGAGCGGGAGGGAACGACGCGGCGAGGCGGAAGCGCCTCCACCGGATCTCGTCCTCGCTGAGCCTTCGCTACAACCTGTCGTCGTCCTCGCTGTCGTCCTGCTCCACGCCGTCTCGCTGCAACAGCCTGGCTGACTTGGCGGAGAGGATGGACGCCAAAGGGAAGATTGGGGCTCAACATGAAAGTCCCAGTAAGCAG cagTCTTTGGTTCCTCTGGAGCCCCGAGAACACGCCTGGCTGGTGAAAGGGGCGTCGGGAGCTTGGCCCGACATCTACTCGCTGTTCCGAGAGGACTGCACTCTTCTCAACAGGCGAGACTTCATCTCTGGCTTCACCGTGCTGCACTGGATCGCCAAACACGGCGACCACCGAGTTCTCAACACACTCTG GTACGGTGTGCAAAAGGCCGGTTTGACGTTCGACATCAACGCCAGGTCGTCATGCGGCCAAACGCCGCTTCACATCGCCGCCATCAATGGCAACAAGAACATGATCCGCCTGCTGGTCAACAAATTCGACGCCGACGTCAAGCTGCGGGACACGGCCGGCAAGAAGCCCTGGCAGTACCTGAGTCCGAGCGCGCCGCAGGACGTCTTCCGCGTGCTGGGAGCGCCCCCGCCCAACATCAGGGGAGGGCAGGCGGGGTCGCCCGCGGGAGGGCTCCTCGGTGGACCGAAGCCGCAGCAGCGCCGTCGCCATCGACGCCATCACCTGTCTTTCGTCTCCCAAGGTGAGAGGCCCAAGGCCTTCTCGGGCACGAAAGTCAAACGGTCGTCATCGATCGCAGCGTTCTTAAAACACAaatcgctggctcgctttcatGGATACAAGTCTGACGGCTGA